DNA sequence from the Juglans microcarpa x Juglans regia isolate MS1-56 chromosome 5S, Jm3101_v1.0, whole genome shotgun sequence genome:
TCAAGACATACTGCAGCTTGCTCAATTTTTGGATGTGAATATCAGAATCTACAAGTGAATTTAGAGCATAAAGCTTAGCACGTATCATGTGCTTAAGCTTAATATCCGGCCTATGCAAAGAGGTGAGTACATCATGAGTAAGACCAGCCCTGATCTCCTCAGTTAGCAACACAAAGTACTGgaacaaaaaacagaaaaaaagaaaagaaaagaactactaaaataaataaagtaagaaggaaccatgcatgcatatgaaggAAGTTTCCTTTGTCGATAGCCTTAGCTTCTTCTCCCCAACTTCCTCTGTAAAGGAGATATTCCTTTAACCATAATGAAAATAGCAATCTTGTCTTTCAAATTATCAAACATCCGAAAGTAAGCGAGCCTCCATGATGTTTTAACAATAAGGGTCCCGCAAACTCCCCAAAATCCAACAACAAAACCAACTGCCACAATTAGGTAGAACAATAGTGAGTCAATTCTATCTTCATTATCTTCGTCCACCTTGCCGTCATCAATCGGTGCTGCATGACCAGGTTCAGTTTCATCCCACGGGCACTTTGTCGGAAGAGGATGACCACAAAGTAAAGAGTTGCCTTGATAGATAGAAGGGTCATTGAGTGTTTGAAGTTGACTCCCACGTGGAATCTTTCCAGACAAGTTGTTGAATGACAAATTTAAGTAGCTTAAGAAGTGCAAAGAAGATAAACTGTCGGGGATAGAACCAGAAATCCCATTTCTAGAGAGATCAAGTGATTCTAAAGCATTCAAATTTCCAATAGTCTCAGGAATCCTTCCATTCAAATGATTTcttgataaattcaaaaatcaccaaacttgaaaattttgttaTGTTATCAGGTATTTCTCCTGATAGATTGTTGCTTGAAAGGTCTATGGAACGAACAAGATGAAGAGTTGCTTCATACAAATAGTCTCTTCCCTTTGAAACCACCATCATTTGCTCGTAGTTAATGGCAATAAACATTTTGTCACGGTGGCCTTCACTAAAGTCCCCCAAACATGGAGGGATTCCTCCTGAAAACTCGTTGTGTGCAAGGTCTAAAATTCGAAGACGAAACAGAAGACATAATTGTTGAGGTATGTGCCCACTGAAAAAGTTTGACCTAAGGTTTAAGCGTAATAGAAAGGGTAAGCTTTCTCCTATCCACGTTGGTAGGTTTccaaaaaatctatttcttgAAACATCAAGGCTTTGCAATCGAAGGTAGTTTCTAAAGAAAGAAGGGAACTCTCCTTCAAGATGATTTTGTCGCAATGATAACACATAAAGTGAAGTCAAATTTTGCATCGAGCTTGGAATATTTCCAGATATACTATTATTTGATATAACCAAGAAATATAAGTGTTTTAAATCTTCCCAATGAGGAGGGAGAGGCCCGGAAAGGTTATTGTTTCTCAAAACAAGAGCTTGCAATTGTATCCGCATTCCAATACAAAGCGGAATTTTTCCATTAAGAAAATTTGAAGAGAGGTCCAAATCAGATAACATAGGTAATAGTTCACCTATGTTCTCGGGGATAGGCCCAGAAAACATATTATCATTAAGATATATCTTGctcaaattactaaaaaaaaaagtgggaggGGACCCTCAAAATTATTGGAACTCAAATCGATGTAATAGGCCAAAGGGTGAATTTGAAAGTATGGTACCTGTCCATATAGCTTGTTACCAGACAAACTCAATTTGGTGATAGTGGAGCAGGAATTCCAAAAGCCATGTGGAATAGTGTCAGAAAGACCAACATTGTTGAGGTTAAGGAATTGGATTTCATCTTGAGTTTGAAGCCATGCAGGAAACCGTGGTCCAATATGTACGTTATGCAGGTCAACATACCGTATCTTGAAAGGAGGAACCCAGTCCTGATGTACTTCTAAAGCCAATGTATTTGTAGGCAAATCTGATGACAAATCCAACCACTCTAATCGAGAGAGGTTCTGAAAATGTGCTTCTTTTAAGATACCGTACCAAAAGTTTTGGCTCAAATCCAACGACAAAAGCTGTGATAGTCTCCCAATGCTTTCGGGAATGCTTCCATTCATCTGATTGTTCAGGAGGTCAAGTCTTCTTATGGATGACAAGTTCCCAATAGAAATGGGAATTAAGCCCCAAATAGAACAGTGCCTGAGACGAATAGATTTCAAATTCTTCAATCCTCCCAATGTGTAGGGCATGTTTCCCCCAAGTAATTTATTACCACTCAAGTATAATGATTCTAGGTTGCTGTTGGAACACTGAGACAAGCCATGCAAAAGCTCAGTCACCTCCCCACCTATATCGTTGAACCCCAGATCAAAAGTTCGCAAGTTGCAGAGGTTGGCAAATGATCTTGGTATTACACCGGTAACATTGTTTCTAGGTAAAGACAATTTATGCAAATTGGTGAGATTTCCCAGACCAGCTGGTAGTGGACCTTCAATAAATTCATTCCTTGAAAGATCCAACTCTTTGTAGGGAGTAAAGATTAGCAAATGCATCGGGAATGGCGCCACGAAGGGAACTGCTAGCAATATTGAGTATCGAAAGGCTACTCACATTTGACAACCAATAAGGTATTGGGGAGTGAAATTTGTTGCGAGAGAGATCATGGACTGAAAGCAAAGTGAAGTTGATGAAAGAAATAGATTGGGGAAGACTAACAAGGCCACATTCTCGTAGGTGTAACTCCATTAAGGAAGGGAGCATATTCACCGCTTGTAGCCAATCTGGCACTTTGTCAAGATCAGCATTCCCCATATTAAGGTACTCGAGAGAAGGAAAAGCAGTAAGCCATTGTAGGCTTTCAACTTGCAATCTCGTAGAATCCCAAGTACTTGGACTAAGGTCAAGCTTGACCACATGTCTTGTGTGGTAGTCACATTCAACACCAGCCCATTTACAACAATCTTCACCAATCCAAGAAGAAAGTTGACCTCGTGGATCTTTGGCACTTTCTTTGAAGGTAAGAAGTGCTTTCCTCTCCATCTCCAAGCATCTAGGATTGAGGGTCTCGGTGCATGAAGCCTGTTTAATAACTTCTAGGTGGGGAGGTCCCAacagaaagaagagaaaaatgggaaagaGATAAGCAACGCACATGAAGTTGAGGGTGCTAGCCATTTTTCTAAATACTTGAACAGCTAATTAAAGAAATCATCCCGTGCGAAATCTGCATATAAAGGTGGGAGGGACGGCCTTACAATCGCCTTCGCATGCAGGAAATTATGGACGTTTTCCAACAGATGGGGTTGGCTTTATTTGCAAGTTTAATGCATTTGACAGCTTTGGAACCATTGATGAGCACTAAAGTGACTTCCATAAAGGCCATTCACTACAAACAAAATTTGACTTCTCTACCCAATAAAATTTCAGTAGTGATCTTACACAAATTAATAGGGCACTGGCACATGTCAGCACCACATTAGTCCATGTGAAAAAATCAGGAATTTGAACATAATAAACTTATGGTGGATGTCAGGTtatttgagagaaaaataaaaaagccatTGCAGGCTTCCGACTTCCAATCGGTGACTTAAGTCAAGCTCGATTGCATGTCCTCTTCGGTTGTATCTTGCAGTGTTAATCCATCTACAACTTCGACCAACCCAAGAAGAAAGTTGACTCGACGGATCTTTCACAGTTTCCTTGAAGGTAAGATTCAAGAAGTCATGTTTTCCGATCTCAATCACAGAGCATCTGAGATGGAGGATGTCTGTCTCTGGATCAGGCTCGTTTGACAACCACAAAGTGTGGGAAAGTTCCAACATAAGGCCATttacaacataaaaaatcagAACTTTTTTAATGCTAATCTTTACTTTCTTGTGACGCCCGCCCTATGGACTTGATGCTTTTCTGCTTGGTTGCTTTTGCGACTAATTCTCGTTTGGTTACAGATGAGATCAGAAATCAATAAACAGTAGggagatagtttatgaataataaaatgatttaaattaaaatattttataaaattttaaaacataaaagaaaataaattgaataaaaatattataaaattataaaattaaaaaattattaaaatataattttttttttttttttagatttgaaaaagataaattattttttttattttgtttaaaagtttaaaaaaattgtaatgattagataatggttacattaaaaagttgaaaattgaaaaatttaaaattgagaaatgtttgtgtttgaatgatgattagattttgaaaagagatgagaTATGTTAAAATTAGGGGCGGCACCGACTTAGTCGGAGTCAAATTCTCCTAAATTTGACTTCAACTCCGATTTCAACTTGTGTAGCCTCCAATCTAACTCTAACTTTGACTTGTCGAAGCGAAATTAGATTTGGACTTTCAGCTTTGGGATTCatttttttagcttcatatttagtctatttaaaaaaaaaaaactttttgtgggttttcaaatatcaaattttcaaaaaaaaaaaaaaaaaactaaatcatttgctattaatttacttctatactaaaatctaatttatttttatgttagatTTATACTATactgtctaattacatgttatcatactatagtattacatattatttttagtatctaattacatgttattatactatagtattacatgttattatagtatactaatatctaacttatttctatactagacttatttctagtgtctaattacatgttataataatttagtaaatttgtattatgttgttttaacttttcaaaaataaaaaaagtaaatttgtaTTATGTGTTATGTACTTATTAGactagacttattagttatttatatactcgtgtctaatttttttctgtACAAGATTTATACTATattgtctaattacatgttattttactttagtaaattagtatatgttttattatcttattataCTAGATTTACTTAAATaatagtgtctaacttatt
Encoded proteins:
- the LOC121267076 gene encoding LRR receptor-like serine/threonine-protein kinase GSO2 — protein: MASTLNFMCVAYLFPIFLFFLLGPPHLEVIKQASCTETLNPRCLEMERKALLTFKESAKDPRGQLSSWIGEDCCKWAGVECDYHTRHVVKLDLSPSTWDSTRLQVESLQWLTAFPSLEYLNMGNADLDKVPDWLQAVNMLPSLMELHLRECGLVSLPQSISFINFTLLSVHDLSRNKFHSPIPYWLSNLDLSRNEFIEGPLPAGLGNLTNLHKLSLPRNNVTGVIPRSFANLCNLRTFDLGFNDIGGEVTELLHGLSQCSNSNLESLYLSGNKLLGGNMPYTLGGLKNLKSIRLRHCSIWGLIPISIGNLSSIRRLDLLNNQMNGSIPESIGRLSQLLSLDLSQNFWYGILKEAHFQNLSRLEWLDLSSDLPTNTLALEVHQDWVPPFKIRIPETIGNLNALESLDLSRNGISGSIPDSLSSLHFLSYLNLSFNNLSGKIPRGSQLQTLNDPSIYQGNSLLCGHPLPTKCPWDETEPGHAAPIDDGKVDEDNEDRIDSLLFYLIVAVGFVVGFWGVCGTLIVKTSWRLAYFRMFDNLKDKIAIFIMYFVLLTEEIRAGLTHDVLTSLHRPDIKLKHMIRAKLYALNSLVDSDIHIQKLSKLQEMDIPKDEKDQDLVTYRRWL